One window of the Populus trichocarpa isolate Nisqually-1 chromosome 9, P.trichocarpa_v4.1, whole genome shotgun sequence genome contains the following:
- the LOC7494240 gene encoding probable ubiquitin-conjugating enzyme E2 23 isoform X1, whose translation MESAQNESSSEVNGSSDGGDNKNCLIQSGSMANGLVCKLNADVENNVKKPDEVGRNLNNVPYVYRQDIVRHKKCNVVGVVSGVAGESDSDGSITDDDDDDDIEDEDDADEDAGDEGGNGNANGDTIEERKKESDDYKGETLQADQVRVIWMGDVNPIQHVNDVTVIDRGFLHGDYVASASDPTGQVGVVVDVNISVDLLAPDGSVIKDVSSRDLVRVREFAAGDYVVFGPWLGRVDDVLDDVTVLIDDGSVCKVKGAEPLHLKPISKGIFEEDEHLPYHPGQRVRATSSSVFKNSRWLSGLWKANRLEGTVTKVTAGSVFIYWIASAGHGPDSSTTPAEEQSPKNLKLLSCFAHASWQVGDWCLLPSSVAQSSSVTLDKDLLKLGIHDSTKSELDSSQLGSGCDSEGVATEELDDTNGSVVIDPAAAPDGNTAVIASNESSSCGSSTSVSKVPAHRKKLRKVILRREKKPRKKEEDFERALLIVNTRTRVDVAWQDGTIERGLNSTTLIPIDSPGDHEFISEQYVVEKASDDVDSSSEAKRVGVVKSVNAKERTACVRWLKPVARAEDPREFDKEEIVSVYELESHLDYDYSYGDVVVRLSPVTVSDQTTSDLETVGDSKQQSGQSEVMNTKKCFGRKKGEDASSNEVSIDFSDLSWVGNISGLRNGDIEVTWADGMVSTVGPQAIFVVGRDDDDDSMAAGSEVSGAAASWETVDDDERDALENTQEAVALQDATSMNSEEEASVENYNLGRNTALNFPFSALDFVARLANGIFSRGRKNVDPDFSGYKGGNEMPSQGTSCISEEKESSDESSSGKSNINDNCGVQNTNEKEEEDAAVEVPISSDEEASCNLSTEMSNDMTCSEARIYHYFKHFDTAKDPLDHHFLDSNGQINNGRKWLKKVQQDWNILQNNLPDEIYVRVYEDRMDLLRAAIVGAYGTPYQDGLFFFDFHLPPEYPDVPPSAHYHSGGWRINPNLYEEGKVCLSLLNTWTGRGNEVWHSSSSILQVLVSLQGLVLNSKPYFNEAGYDKQIGTAEGEKNSLSYNENTFLLNCKTMMYLMRKPPKDFEDLVKEHFRRRGHYILKACNAYMQGNLIGSLTQEASVSSKESSNLSSVGFKLMLAKILPKLYLALNEVGADCHEFKHLLPS comes from the exons ATGGAAAGTGCACAAAATGAGAGTAGCTCTGAAGTTAATGGGTCTAGTGATGGCGGTGATAATAAAAACTGCTTGATTCAAAGTGGTTCTATGGCAAATGGGTTGGTTTGCAAGTTGAATGCGGATGttgaaaataatgttaaaaaaccaGATGAGGTTGGTAGGAACTTGAATAATGTGCCGTATGTTTATAGACAAGATATTGTTAGACATAAAAAATGTAACGTGGTCGGAGTAGTAAGTGGAGTTGCTGGTGAGTCAGATTCAGATGGCAGTATTAcagatgatgacgatgatgatgacaTCGAAGATGAGGATGATGCTGATGAGGATGCTGGTGATGAGGGAGGTAACGGTAATGCTAATGGTGATACAATTgaagagaggaagaaagaaagtgaTGATTACAAGGGTGAAACTCTTCAGGCCGATCAGGTTCGGGTAATTTGGATGGGTGATGTTAACCCAATTCAACATGTCAATGATGTAACTGTCATTGATCGAGGATTCTTACATGGGGATTATGTTGCATCTGCTTCGGACCCAACAGGGCAAGTGGGTGTTGTCGTGGATGTTAATATCTCTGTTGATTTGTTAGCTCCTGACGGGTCTGTTATAAAAGATGTGTCATCCAGAGATTTGGTACGTGTGAGGGAGTTTGCTGCTGGTGATTATGTGGTCTTTGGTCCCTGGTTGGGTAGAGTTGATGATGTTTTAGATGATGTGACTGTGTTAATTGATGATGGTTCTGTGTGCAAAGTAAAGGGGGCTGAGCCATTGCATCTAAAACCAATTTCCAAGGGTATCTTTGAGGAagatgagcatttaccataccACCCAGGCCAGCGTGTGAGGGCTACCTCATCAtcagtttttaaaaattctcgATGGCTATCAGGCTTGTGGAAAGCTAATAGATTGGAAGGTACTGTTACTAAAGTTACAGCTGGATCAGTATTCATTTATTGGATAGCATCTGCTGGCCATGGACCTGATTCTTCAACTACCCCTGCTGAAGAGCAGAGTCCAAAGAACTTAAAACTGCTGTCTTGTTTTGCACATGCAAGTTGGCAAGTAGGTGACTGGTGTCTTCTCCCATCATCTGTTGCACAATCATCCTCTGTTACTTTAGACAAGGATTTATTGAAGTTAGGAATTCATGATTCAACCAAAAGTGAATTAGATTCTAGTCAACTGGGCAGCGGATGTGATTCAGAAGGGGTTGCAACCGAGGAATTAGATGATACTAATGGATCGGTGGTTATTGATCCTGCGGCAGCACCAGATGGAAATACAGCTGTTATTGCAAGTAATGAATCTAGCTCTTGTGGCAGTTCAACTTCAGTTTCAAAGGTGCCTGCCCATCGCAAAAAGCTTCGTAAAGTTATACtcagaagagaaaagaagcctcgaaaaaaagaggaagatttTGAAAGAGCCCTTTTGATTGTCAACACCAGGACAAGGGTCGATGTAGCATGGCAGGATGGAACTATAGAACGTGGACTGAACTCAACAACTTTGATTCCAATTGATAGTCCTGGTGATCATGAATTCATTTCTGAACAGTATGTAGTGGAGAAGGCCTCCGATGATGTTGATAGCTCTTCTGAAGCTAAGCGTGTTGGGGTTGTTAAAAGTGTTAATGCGAAAGAGCGAACAGCTTGTGTGAGATGGTTGAAGCCAGTTGCCAGGGCAGAAGATCCTCGTGAGTTTGACAAGGAGGAAATTGTAAGTGTCTATGAGCTGGAGAGTCATCTGGATTATGATTATTCTTATGGGGATGTAGTCGTTCGATTGTCCCCAGTAACTGTTTCTGATCAAACAACCTCTGATTTGGAGACTGTTGGGGATTCAAAGCAACAAAGTGGACAAAGTGAGGTTATGAATACAAAAAAGTGCTTTGGACGCAAGAAAGGAGAGGATGCATCCAGTAATGAAGTTTCTATAGACTTTTCAGATCTCTCTTGGGTTGGGAATATATCTGGTCTTAGGAATGGTGATATTGAAGTCACATGGGCAGATGGGATGGTTTCAACG GTTGGACCTCAAGCAATATTTGTTGTTGGtcgagatgatgatgatgattcaaTGGCAGCTGGGAGTGAAGTAAGTGGCGCTGCAGCTAGTTGGGAAAcagttgatgatgatgagaggGACGCTCTTGAGAATACTCAAGAG GCAGTTGCACTGCAAGATGCAACCAGCATGAACTCAGAAGAAGAAGCGAGCGTGGAGAATTATAATTTGGGAAGGAATACAGCACTTAATTTTCCCTTTTCTGCTCTCGACTTTGTTGCAAGATTGGCCAACGGAATATTCTCTCGAGGTCGGAAAAATGTAGACCCGGATTTTTCAGGCTACAAAGGTGGAAATGAAATGCCTTCTCAGGGAACGAGTTGTATTTCTGAAGAAAAAGAATCCAGTGACGAGTCTAGTTCTGGAAAATCTAATATCAATGATAATTGTGGTGTGCAAAATACcaatgaaaaagaagaggaagatgcTGCAGTGGAGGTCCCGATATCATCAGATGAAGAAGCTTCATGCAATTTAAGCACTGAAATGTCAAATGATATGACATGTTCTGAGGCTCGGATTTATCACTACTTTAAACATTTTGACACCGCTAAAGATCCTTTGGaccatcattttcttgattcaaATGGACAG ATCAATAACGGAAGGAAGTGGCTCAAGAAGGTTCAACAAGATTGGAACATCCTCCAGAACAACCTTCCAG ATGAGATCTACGTACGGGTTTATGAGGATCGAATGGATCTCTTAAGGGCAGCAATAGTTGGGGCATATGGAACACCTTACCAAGATGGACTATTCTTTTTTGACTTTCACCTTCCACCAGAGTATCCTGATGTCCCTCCT TCAGCACACTATCATTCTGGTGGTTGGCGAATAAATCCAAATTTGTATGAGGAAGGCAAGGTGTGCCTTAGCCTTTTAAATACCTGGACTGGCAGAGGAAATGAAGTCTGGCACTCGTCTTCTAGTATCCTTCAGGTCTTAGTTTCGCTTCAAGGGCTGGTACTAAATTCTAAGCCATACTTTAATGAAGCTGGGTATGACAAGCAGATAGGGACAGCTGAAGGAGAGAAAAATTCGTTGTCATACAATGAGAATACATTCTTGCTAAACTGCAAGACAATGATGTATCTTATGAGAAAACCCCCCAAG GATTTTGAAGACTTGGTAAAGGAGCATTTCAGGAGGCGTGGTCACTACATTCTCAAAGCCTGCAATGCATATATGCAAGGCAATTTAATCGGGTCTCTCACTCAAGAGGCCTCAGTAAGCAGCAAGGAAAGTTCCAATCTAAGTTCAGTTGGTTTCAAATTGATGTTAGCAAAGATTTTGCCAAAGCTTTACTTGGCATTGAATGAAGTTGGCGCTGATTGTCATGAATTTAAGCATCTGCTGCCGTCATAA
- the LOC7494240 gene encoding probable ubiquitin-conjugating enzyme E2 23 isoform X2, which translates to MESAQNESSSEVNGSSDGGDNKNCLIQSGSMANGLVCKLNADVENNVKKPDEVGRNLNNVPYVYRQDIVRHKKCNVVGVVSGVAGESDSDGSITDDDDDDDIEDEDDADEDAGDEGGNGNANGDTIEERKKESDDYKGETLQADQVRVIWMGDVNPIQHVNDVTVIDRGFLHGDYVASASDPTGQVGVVVDVNISVDLLAPDGSVIKDVSSRDLVRVREFAAGDYVVFGPWLGRVDDVLDDVTVLIDDGSVCKVKGAEPLHLKPISKGIFEEDEHLPYHPGQRVRATSSSVFKNSRWLSGLWKANRLEGTVTKVTAGSVFIYWIASAGHGPDSSTTPAEEQSPKNLKLLSCFAHASWQVGDWCLLPSSVAQSSSVTLDKDLLKLGIHDSTKSELDSSQLGSGCDSEGVATEELDDTNGSVVIDPAAAPDGNTAVIASNESSSCGSSTSVSKVPAHRKKLRKVILRREKKPRKKEEDFERALLIVNTRTRVDVAWQDGTIERGLNSTTLIPIDSPGDHEFISEQYVVEKASDDVDSSSEAKRVGVVKSVNAKERTACVRWLKPVARAEDPREFDKEEIVSVYELESHLDYDYSYGDVVVRLSPVTVSDQTTSDLETVGDSKQQSGQSEVMNTKKCFGRKKGEDASSNEVSIDFSDLSWVGNISGLRNGDIEVTWADGMVSTVGPQAIFVVGRDDDDDSMAAGSEAVALQDATSMNSEEEASVENYNLGRNTALNFPFSALDFVARLANGIFSRGRKNVDPDFSGYKGGNEMPSQGTSCISEEKESSDESSSGKSNINDNCGVQNTNEKEEEDAAVEVPISSDEEASCNLSTEMSNDMTCSEARIYHYFKHFDTAKDPLDHHFLDSNGQINNGRKWLKKVQQDWNILQNNLPDEIYVRVYEDRMDLLRAAIVGAYGTPYQDGLFFFDFHLPPEYPDVPPSAHYHSGGWRINPNLYEEGKVCLSLLNTWTGRGNEVWHSSSSILQVLVSLQGLVLNSKPYFNEAGYDKQIGTAEGEKNSLSYNENTFLLNCKTMMYLMRKPPKDFEDLVKEHFRRRGHYILKACNAYMQGNLIGSLTQEASVSSKESSNLSSVGFKLMLAKILPKLYLALNEVGADCHEFKHLLPS; encoded by the exons ATGGAAAGTGCACAAAATGAGAGTAGCTCTGAAGTTAATGGGTCTAGTGATGGCGGTGATAATAAAAACTGCTTGATTCAAAGTGGTTCTATGGCAAATGGGTTGGTTTGCAAGTTGAATGCGGATGttgaaaataatgttaaaaaaccaGATGAGGTTGGTAGGAACTTGAATAATGTGCCGTATGTTTATAGACAAGATATTGTTAGACATAAAAAATGTAACGTGGTCGGAGTAGTAAGTGGAGTTGCTGGTGAGTCAGATTCAGATGGCAGTATTAcagatgatgacgatgatgatgacaTCGAAGATGAGGATGATGCTGATGAGGATGCTGGTGATGAGGGAGGTAACGGTAATGCTAATGGTGATACAATTgaagagaggaagaaagaaagtgaTGATTACAAGGGTGAAACTCTTCAGGCCGATCAGGTTCGGGTAATTTGGATGGGTGATGTTAACCCAATTCAACATGTCAATGATGTAACTGTCATTGATCGAGGATTCTTACATGGGGATTATGTTGCATCTGCTTCGGACCCAACAGGGCAAGTGGGTGTTGTCGTGGATGTTAATATCTCTGTTGATTTGTTAGCTCCTGACGGGTCTGTTATAAAAGATGTGTCATCCAGAGATTTGGTACGTGTGAGGGAGTTTGCTGCTGGTGATTATGTGGTCTTTGGTCCCTGGTTGGGTAGAGTTGATGATGTTTTAGATGATGTGACTGTGTTAATTGATGATGGTTCTGTGTGCAAAGTAAAGGGGGCTGAGCCATTGCATCTAAAACCAATTTCCAAGGGTATCTTTGAGGAagatgagcatttaccataccACCCAGGCCAGCGTGTGAGGGCTACCTCATCAtcagtttttaaaaattctcgATGGCTATCAGGCTTGTGGAAAGCTAATAGATTGGAAGGTACTGTTACTAAAGTTACAGCTGGATCAGTATTCATTTATTGGATAGCATCTGCTGGCCATGGACCTGATTCTTCAACTACCCCTGCTGAAGAGCAGAGTCCAAAGAACTTAAAACTGCTGTCTTGTTTTGCACATGCAAGTTGGCAAGTAGGTGACTGGTGTCTTCTCCCATCATCTGTTGCACAATCATCCTCTGTTACTTTAGACAAGGATTTATTGAAGTTAGGAATTCATGATTCAACCAAAAGTGAATTAGATTCTAGTCAACTGGGCAGCGGATGTGATTCAGAAGGGGTTGCAACCGAGGAATTAGATGATACTAATGGATCGGTGGTTATTGATCCTGCGGCAGCACCAGATGGAAATACAGCTGTTATTGCAAGTAATGAATCTAGCTCTTGTGGCAGTTCAACTTCAGTTTCAAAGGTGCCTGCCCATCGCAAAAAGCTTCGTAAAGTTATACtcagaagagaaaagaagcctcgaaaaaaagaggaagatttTGAAAGAGCCCTTTTGATTGTCAACACCAGGACAAGGGTCGATGTAGCATGGCAGGATGGAACTATAGAACGTGGACTGAACTCAACAACTTTGATTCCAATTGATAGTCCTGGTGATCATGAATTCATTTCTGAACAGTATGTAGTGGAGAAGGCCTCCGATGATGTTGATAGCTCTTCTGAAGCTAAGCGTGTTGGGGTTGTTAAAAGTGTTAATGCGAAAGAGCGAACAGCTTGTGTGAGATGGTTGAAGCCAGTTGCCAGGGCAGAAGATCCTCGTGAGTTTGACAAGGAGGAAATTGTAAGTGTCTATGAGCTGGAGAGTCATCTGGATTATGATTATTCTTATGGGGATGTAGTCGTTCGATTGTCCCCAGTAACTGTTTCTGATCAAACAACCTCTGATTTGGAGACTGTTGGGGATTCAAAGCAACAAAGTGGACAAAGTGAGGTTATGAATACAAAAAAGTGCTTTGGACGCAAGAAAGGAGAGGATGCATCCAGTAATGAAGTTTCTATAGACTTTTCAGATCTCTCTTGGGTTGGGAATATATCTGGTCTTAGGAATGGTGATATTGAAGTCACATGGGCAGATGGGATGGTTTCAACG GTTGGACCTCAAGCAATATTTGTTGTTGGtcgagatgatgatgatgattcaaTGGCAGCTGGGAGTGAA GCAGTTGCACTGCAAGATGCAACCAGCATGAACTCAGAAGAAGAAGCGAGCGTGGAGAATTATAATTTGGGAAGGAATACAGCACTTAATTTTCCCTTTTCTGCTCTCGACTTTGTTGCAAGATTGGCCAACGGAATATTCTCTCGAGGTCGGAAAAATGTAGACCCGGATTTTTCAGGCTACAAAGGTGGAAATGAAATGCCTTCTCAGGGAACGAGTTGTATTTCTGAAGAAAAAGAATCCAGTGACGAGTCTAGTTCTGGAAAATCTAATATCAATGATAATTGTGGTGTGCAAAATACcaatgaaaaagaagaggaagatgcTGCAGTGGAGGTCCCGATATCATCAGATGAAGAAGCTTCATGCAATTTAAGCACTGAAATGTCAAATGATATGACATGTTCTGAGGCTCGGATTTATCACTACTTTAAACATTTTGACACCGCTAAAGATCCTTTGGaccatcattttcttgattcaaATGGACAG ATCAATAACGGAAGGAAGTGGCTCAAGAAGGTTCAACAAGATTGGAACATCCTCCAGAACAACCTTCCAG ATGAGATCTACGTACGGGTTTATGAGGATCGAATGGATCTCTTAAGGGCAGCAATAGTTGGGGCATATGGAACACCTTACCAAGATGGACTATTCTTTTTTGACTTTCACCTTCCACCAGAGTATCCTGATGTCCCTCCT TCAGCACACTATCATTCTGGTGGTTGGCGAATAAATCCAAATTTGTATGAGGAAGGCAAGGTGTGCCTTAGCCTTTTAAATACCTGGACTGGCAGAGGAAATGAAGTCTGGCACTCGTCTTCTAGTATCCTTCAGGTCTTAGTTTCGCTTCAAGGGCTGGTACTAAATTCTAAGCCATACTTTAATGAAGCTGGGTATGACAAGCAGATAGGGACAGCTGAAGGAGAGAAAAATTCGTTGTCATACAATGAGAATACATTCTTGCTAAACTGCAAGACAATGATGTATCTTATGAGAAAACCCCCCAAG GATTTTGAAGACTTGGTAAAGGAGCATTTCAGGAGGCGTGGTCACTACATTCTCAAAGCCTGCAATGCATATATGCAAGGCAATTTAATCGGGTCTCTCACTCAAGAGGCCTCAGTAAGCAGCAAGGAAAGTTCCAATCTAAGTTCAGTTGGTTTCAAATTGATGTTAGCAAAGATTTTGCCAAAGCTTTACTTGGCATTGAATGAAGTTGGCGCTGATTGTCATGAATTTAAGCATCTGCTGCCGTCATAA
- the LOC7494240 gene encoding probable ubiquitin-conjugating enzyme E2 23 isoform X3 codes for MESAQNESSSEVNGSSDGGDNKNCLIQSGSMANGLVCKLNADVENNVKKPDEVGRNLNNVPYVYRQDIVRHKKCNVVGVVSGVAGESDSDGSITDDDDDDDIEDEDDADEDAGDEGGNGNANGDTIEERKKESDDYKGETLQADQVRVIWMGDVNPIQHVNDVTVIDRGFLHGDYVASASDPTGQVGVVVDVNISVDLLAPDGSVIKDVSSRDLVRVREFAAGDYVVFGPWLGRVDDVLDDVTVLIDDGSVCKVKGAEPLHLKPISKGIFEEDEHLPYHPGQRVRATSSSVFKNSRWLSGLWKANRLEGTVTKVTAGSVFIYWIASAGHGPDSSTTPAEEQSPKNLKLLSCFAHASWQVGDWCLLPSSVAQSSSVTLDKDLLKLGIHDSTKSELDSSQLGSGCDSEGVATEELDDTNGSVVIDPAAAPDGNTAVIASNESSSCGSSTSVSKVPAHRKKLRKVILRREKKPRKKEEDFERALLIVNTRTRVDVAWQDGTIERGLNSTTLIPIDSPGDHEFISEQYVVEKASDDVDSSSEAKRVGVVKSVNAKERTACVRWLKPVARAEDPREFDKEEIVSVYELESHLDYDYSYGDVVVRLSPVTVSDQTTSDLETVGDSKQQSGQSEVMNTKKCFGRKKGEDASSNEVSIDFSDLSWVGNISGLRNGDIEVTWADGMVSTVGPQAIFVVGRDDDDDSMAAGSEVSGAAASWETVDDDERDALENTQEAVALQDATSMNSEEEASVENYNLGRNTALNFPFSALDFVARLANGIFSRGRKNVDPDFSGYKGGNEMPSQGTSCISEEKESSDESSSGKSNINDNCGVQNTNEKEEEDAAVEVPISSDEEASCNLSTEMSNDMTCSEARIYHYFKHFDTAKDPLDHHFLDSNGQINNGRKWLKKVQQDWNILQNNLPDEIYVRVYEDRMDLLRAAIVGAYGTPYQDGLFFFDFHLPPEYPDVPPVRYTNLT; via the exons ATGGAAAGTGCACAAAATGAGAGTAGCTCTGAAGTTAATGGGTCTAGTGATGGCGGTGATAATAAAAACTGCTTGATTCAAAGTGGTTCTATGGCAAATGGGTTGGTTTGCAAGTTGAATGCGGATGttgaaaataatgttaaaaaaccaGATGAGGTTGGTAGGAACTTGAATAATGTGCCGTATGTTTATAGACAAGATATTGTTAGACATAAAAAATGTAACGTGGTCGGAGTAGTAAGTGGAGTTGCTGGTGAGTCAGATTCAGATGGCAGTATTAcagatgatgacgatgatgatgacaTCGAAGATGAGGATGATGCTGATGAGGATGCTGGTGATGAGGGAGGTAACGGTAATGCTAATGGTGATACAATTgaagagaggaagaaagaaagtgaTGATTACAAGGGTGAAACTCTTCAGGCCGATCAGGTTCGGGTAATTTGGATGGGTGATGTTAACCCAATTCAACATGTCAATGATGTAACTGTCATTGATCGAGGATTCTTACATGGGGATTATGTTGCATCTGCTTCGGACCCAACAGGGCAAGTGGGTGTTGTCGTGGATGTTAATATCTCTGTTGATTTGTTAGCTCCTGACGGGTCTGTTATAAAAGATGTGTCATCCAGAGATTTGGTACGTGTGAGGGAGTTTGCTGCTGGTGATTATGTGGTCTTTGGTCCCTGGTTGGGTAGAGTTGATGATGTTTTAGATGATGTGACTGTGTTAATTGATGATGGTTCTGTGTGCAAAGTAAAGGGGGCTGAGCCATTGCATCTAAAACCAATTTCCAAGGGTATCTTTGAGGAagatgagcatttaccataccACCCAGGCCAGCGTGTGAGGGCTACCTCATCAtcagtttttaaaaattctcgATGGCTATCAGGCTTGTGGAAAGCTAATAGATTGGAAGGTACTGTTACTAAAGTTACAGCTGGATCAGTATTCATTTATTGGATAGCATCTGCTGGCCATGGACCTGATTCTTCAACTACCCCTGCTGAAGAGCAGAGTCCAAAGAACTTAAAACTGCTGTCTTGTTTTGCACATGCAAGTTGGCAAGTAGGTGACTGGTGTCTTCTCCCATCATCTGTTGCACAATCATCCTCTGTTACTTTAGACAAGGATTTATTGAAGTTAGGAATTCATGATTCAACCAAAAGTGAATTAGATTCTAGTCAACTGGGCAGCGGATGTGATTCAGAAGGGGTTGCAACCGAGGAATTAGATGATACTAATGGATCGGTGGTTATTGATCCTGCGGCAGCACCAGATGGAAATACAGCTGTTATTGCAAGTAATGAATCTAGCTCTTGTGGCAGTTCAACTTCAGTTTCAAAGGTGCCTGCCCATCGCAAAAAGCTTCGTAAAGTTATACtcagaagagaaaagaagcctcgaaaaaaagaggaagatttTGAAAGAGCCCTTTTGATTGTCAACACCAGGACAAGGGTCGATGTAGCATGGCAGGATGGAACTATAGAACGTGGACTGAACTCAACAACTTTGATTCCAATTGATAGTCCTGGTGATCATGAATTCATTTCTGAACAGTATGTAGTGGAGAAGGCCTCCGATGATGTTGATAGCTCTTCTGAAGCTAAGCGTGTTGGGGTTGTTAAAAGTGTTAATGCGAAAGAGCGAACAGCTTGTGTGAGATGGTTGAAGCCAGTTGCCAGGGCAGAAGATCCTCGTGAGTTTGACAAGGAGGAAATTGTAAGTGTCTATGAGCTGGAGAGTCATCTGGATTATGATTATTCTTATGGGGATGTAGTCGTTCGATTGTCCCCAGTAACTGTTTCTGATCAAACAACCTCTGATTTGGAGACTGTTGGGGATTCAAAGCAACAAAGTGGACAAAGTGAGGTTATGAATACAAAAAAGTGCTTTGGACGCAAGAAAGGAGAGGATGCATCCAGTAATGAAGTTTCTATAGACTTTTCAGATCTCTCTTGGGTTGGGAATATATCTGGTCTTAGGAATGGTGATATTGAAGTCACATGGGCAGATGGGATGGTTTCAACG GTTGGACCTCAAGCAATATTTGTTGTTGGtcgagatgatgatgatgattcaaTGGCAGCTGGGAGTGAAGTAAGTGGCGCTGCAGCTAGTTGGGAAAcagttgatgatgatgagaggGACGCTCTTGAGAATACTCAAGAG GCAGTTGCACTGCAAGATGCAACCAGCATGAACTCAGAAGAAGAAGCGAGCGTGGAGAATTATAATTTGGGAAGGAATACAGCACTTAATTTTCCCTTTTCTGCTCTCGACTTTGTTGCAAGATTGGCCAACGGAATATTCTCTCGAGGTCGGAAAAATGTAGACCCGGATTTTTCAGGCTACAAAGGTGGAAATGAAATGCCTTCTCAGGGAACGAGTTGTATTTCTGAAGAAAAAGAATCCAGTGACGAGTCTAGTTCTGGAAAATCTAATATCAATGATAATTGTGGTGTGCAAAATACcaatgaaaaagaagaggaagatgcTGCAGTGGAGGTCCCGATATCATCAGATGAAGAAGCTTCATGCAATTTAAGCACTGAAATGTCAAATGATATGACATGTTCTGAGGCTCGGATTTATCACTACTTTAAACATTTTGACACCGCTAAAGATCCTTTGGaccatcattttcttgattcaaATGGACAG ATCAATAACGGAAGGAAGTGGCTCAAGAAGGTTCAACAAGATTGGAACATCCTCCAGAACAACCTTCCAG ATGAGATCTACGTACGGGTTTATGAGGATCGAATGGATCTCTTAAGGGCAGCAATAGTTGGGGCATATGGAACACCTTACCAAGATGGACTATTCTTTTTTGACTTTCACCTTCCACCAGAGTATCCTGATGTCCCTCCTGTGAGATATACTAATCTTACTTGA
- the LOC7472111 gene encoding uncharacterized protein LOC7472111, with the protein MANEREVMKIEKIRLAEIILFWIERAAILLFVFFGGIPRFLRCSLGLFAFTNLYHASYAYERLFVNPQPNEPSNTLFVFDRYAIWLTAMYFFLGSPVYRYVAAAVFVISNTNSIVKALGVNANQILCCNPTKDDKEEEIEKALAVEEYSAEEKTKHGEIEEIPETETIEPEAHHEVDEEDYEMVSYKKDVDEEEEEDCSSGGDDEEEEEDCSSSVGDDDDDDDDDEEEEEEEEEEEEYCYSSNDDGDVQKGTIEKEVMKDQELKETGDGRCCETSRAFLSSMQREIGLLKELNERNCKLMKDLADTLLLLEQENEVLSRKLISAESTSSTEQLNQIVYEYERKCQRLEEEKADLNASLSTAEAESDFYRECMHNLGLSNELPTISTPY; encoded by the exons ATGGCGAACGAGAGAGAAGtcatgaaaatagaaaaaatacgTCTAGCTGAGATAATTTTGTTCTGGATTGAGAGGGCAGCaattcttctctttgttttctttggtgGCATCCCACGATTCCTTCGCTGTTCTCTGGGACTCTTTGCCTTCACAAATTTATACCATGCATCCTATGCCTATGAACGACTATTTGTCAATCCTCAGCCCAAT gaaccatcaaacactttgtttgtttttgatcGGTATGCAATCTGGTTAACGGCAATGTACTTTTTCTTGGGATCTCCAGTCTATCGTTATGTGGCTGCTGCTGTATTTGTTATATCAAATACGAATTCAATCGTGAAAGCTTTGGGGGTGAATGCGAACCAGATCCTTTGCTGTAACCCTACA AAAGATGACAAAGAAGAGGAGATAGAGAAAGCTCTAGCCGTGGAAGAGTACTCAGCAGAAGAGAAAACCAAGCATGGTGAAATAGAAGAAATCCCAGAAACTGAAACTATTGAGCCTGAGGCCCATCATGAGGTTGATGAGGAGGACTATGAAATGGTTAGCTACAAAAAAGATGTTgatgaggaggaagaagaagactgCAGtagtggtggtgatgatgaggaggaggaggaagactGCAGTAGTAGtgttggtgatgatgatgatgatgatgatgatgatgaagaggaggaggaggaggaggaggaggaggaagagtaCTGCTATAGTAgcaatgatgatggtgatgtcCAAAAAGGAACGATCGAGAAAGAAGTGATGAAGGATCAAGAATTGAAGGAAACAGGAGATGGACGTTGCTGCGAAACGAGTAGAGCTTTTCTTTCCTCAATGCAACGTGAGATCGGGCTGCTGAAGGAGCTCAATGAAAGAAATTGCAAGTTGATGAAGGATCTCGCAGATACGTTGTTGTTGTTAGAGCAAGAAAATGAGGTTCTGTCTAGAAAGCTTATTAGTGCTGAAAGTACATCGTCAACCGagcaattaaatcaaattgtgTACGAGTATGAAAGGAAATGCCAAAGATTGGAGGAAGAGAAAGCTGATCTTAATGCTAGCCTTTCTACTGCAGAAGCTGAATCTGATTTTTATCGAGAGTGCATGCATAACTTAGGTCTTAGCAATGAGCTACCTACTATTTCTACTCCTTATTAA